A genomic window from Salvelinus alpinus chromosome 10, SLU_Salpinus.1, whole genome shotgun sequence includes:
- the LOC139532182 gene encoding bromodomain adjacent to zinc finger domain protein 2B-like isoform X8, with amino-acid sequence MESGERLASPAPPTARTSSPAASSSSSSSSSPAPHSKSSLAPSPAASLGSTLSTSGRLYGAMSDQQPYTLSSAFPLVSHPAFGLYTTSSGRPEFGGLGSLGSLGSLGSLGMSAALAAHPQLSALTEWWRAAEAHSRGAAAFLPPFLGLPTMFTPHIQQNHSPLQAPSRTPSKNGQTPKGVNGAVNGSGVCSPTMQGSYSMNASPSLGASQAVKGPNSKAKGPRSSPHSQSHTAELQLEKVPRKPKDKKPSKKPAEVAGVSDSESGSSSDSSSDGAISSDLEDLGGEEDDDDDDDDDDEDEEEEGKSEAWNSEKEKARRTKKKMKIGTLSSGMKEAQDNRNSLPHSLPSDPPTLVPSQHSPFTLSQSFPLSLQTSRPREEGLQQHLSVIQSTGLAASSKPLALLTQPRRETSPSPVSASPIPLITSPKGRTTASPKPPKLLPSSPQHPPLSLCSSSKPLSVPSLARSVPLASSPQSFPLLTSPMANSQQPKPLKTPGSGKASKRKLLEESLSQINEFRLKQSLLSQGQTFPAAQPKKQQGHKTSRKAAGVTSSSLPPPKLSSSESPCGGGRSTKLPPAPLPLPPPPQNNHSNLFLSSALLGLAAHPNGVIQSTTAQDAPLALITKPRKDSNKDLSGAGASLSLPVNLSTGGRVHSASSQGPPARPATSPSPTTARGPRKIKAPKAPKLQAPNLQVQAHALAPMAAWKGLSQSHLVQSLVDLFRGAEAGLPGLPGLPSSKDSDDSVEDDDDDDDDDLDDLEDDEEDSDDSLSDSDSNSDSDKDVSGGKLKDPKLKLPSSGSASKREKTPLKLTKGHASLLSDSTNHTAASCSPLNLQVIKTPNIVTSSSALAYHSSPSSSYSLVTPPGAGKRKRVMDEQELRIPLELGWQRETRIKSASGKMQGDVAYYAPCGKKLRQYPDVVKYLSRNGISGITRDNFSFSAKIMVGDFYEAREGPQGLQWSLLKDEDVIPHILAMDGRRGRPPNSERQRGAEGGKGSRRRKGRPPNVGEGLGLGAEVPSPSEAKLLRKLEAQEIARQAAQMKMMRKLEKQAMARAAKDARKQQVSLSAIMAAEERRKQKEQMKLIKQQEKIKRIQQIRLEKEMRAQQILEAKRRKKEEVANAKIMEAEKRIKEKEMRRQHAVILKHQELERHRLDMVWERERRRQHGMLMKAVEARKKAEERERLRQEKRDEKRLNKERKLELRRLELEIARELKKPNEDMCLADHKPLPEFFRIPGLILPGGAVSDCLMLMQFLRGFGKVLGFDVGVDVPTLGMLQEGLLNVGDSMGHVQDLLVRLLSLAVCDPGLPPGHKTKTMLGDHLTNVGINRDNVSEVLQMYMGAHCGQTELAELALSLKTKAFQAHTPAQKASILGFLANELACSKSVVSEIDKNLDHMTNMRKDKWLIEGKLKKLRTIHAKRTGKRDASMGGEEAQPLGTPSSGLKRKRKAGAESDDDDDEDEDSDDLADEDDEEEEEEMKKAKKVETCDEDDGDQSTSVEELEKQIEKLAKQQHQVRRKLFEASHSLRSMMYGQDRYRRRYWVLPHCGGVFIEAMESGEAAGELEKERERRRRAAAGEVHIKEEPQEEEVQKKKPGGVGGEERSVYTPVGSEEGKEEKKGSPNLFLLYPASLSKLTTLLDVAKDVAKETREAKADPRPKYNGSPRPPSVTTTTKTAPPSDPTNNASLPALPTSPCASTAPNLPCEEAKPGYLTSTSSPSSFSSLLSPPPQLFSPMKTSTLAPNPPQLQYLPSDQLLRVLTERSGHWFSLLPRSPCDDTSLTTSPSPGPSPLQSSPLPSSSLTRPRSPPASPALPLTPSAASASASPHHPAGFINYPLSALQVKAGGSLLSLSAFCGGWPSGMLSPSQLPFCSSPLPGHSGLSSLEGSANAPPSVSSKSESPVPPGEKLSSTVPSPAMMEVPKHSDHPTPRPIPEEMLSGWWRVSDIEELRSLVGSLHSRGTREKGLHRQMHKYMELIPQVCTKHRDAAMIELCELEESQVSVESVRGWCVEEQAMEMDIAVLQQVEELERKVTTASLQVKGWMYPEPQSEREDLVYHEHKPLPKHQPAAGGAGDKDQPEDKADHKAGGVVRHADNPLDIAVTRLADLERNIERRGEEEVAHGMKVWRKALSDVRSAAQLAMCLQQLQKSIAWERSIMKVYCQICRKGDNEDLLLLCDGCDKGCHTYCHKPKITTIPEGDWYCPACISKASGPSPKNKKPPSKPVAGGGGKKPTAAEAKRNGKQAGNSNGNVEMSEDDSASANSTPKKGGGAKEPPSRKRKGEESPAPSQAPPTPQTPSQESPVVCVKRAKTARDNNRDLGLCRVLLAELERHQDAWPFLNPVNTKGIPGYRKVIKKPMDFATIREKLISSQYQNLETFIIDVNLVFDNCEKFNEDNSDIGRAGHNMRKFFDKRWTELLKQIN; translated from the exons GTCGTTTGTATGGGGCGATGAGCGACCAGCAGCCCTACACGTTGTCAAGTGCCTTCCCCCTGGTCAGCCACCCAGCTTTCGGCCTGTACACCACCAGCTCAGGACGCCCAGAGTTTGGAGGCCTGGGGTCATTGGGGTCCCTGGGTTCTCTGGGGTCCTTGGGGATGTCTGCTGCCCTGGCCGCACACCCCCAGCTGAGTGCTCTGACAG AATGGTGGCGAGCAGCAGAGGCCCACAGTAGGGGGGCAGCAGCCTTCCTCCCCCCGTTCCTGGGCCTCCCCACAATGTTCACCCCCCACATCCAGCAGAACCACAGCCCCCTGCAAGCCCCCTCCAGGACCCCCAGCAAAAACGGACAGACCCCCAAAG GGGTGAACGGGGCAGTGAACGGAAGTGGGGTCTGCTCCCCAACCATGCAGGGGTCTTACTCCATGAACGCGTCCCCATCCCTGGGTGCCTCCCAGGCTGTTAAGGGCCCCAACTCCAAGGCCAAGGGCCCCAGGAGCAGCCCTCACAGCCAGAGCCACACAGCAGAGCTACAGCTGGAGAAAGTACCCCGCAAACCTAAGGACAAG AAGCCCAGTAAAAAGCCAGCAGAGGTCGCTGGGGTCAGTGACAGCGAATCAGGCTCTTCCTCGGACAGCTCCAGCGACGGAGCCATCAGCAGCGACCTGGAGGACCTCGGAGGGGAAGAGGACGACGACGATGATGACGACGACgatgatgaggatgaggaagaggagggcaaGAGCGAGGCGTGGAACTCTGAGAAGGAGAAGGCGAGGCGGACGAAGAAAAAAATGAAG atCGGGACACTAAGCTCGGGCATGAAGGAGGCCCAAGACAATAGGAACAGCCTGCCCCACAGCCTACCCTCCGACCCCCCCACCCTGGTCCCCTCACAGCACTCCCCCTTTACCCTGTCCCAGAGCTTCCCCCTGTCCCTCCAGACCTCCCGGCCCAGGGAGGAGGGTCTCCAGCAGCACCTCAGTGTCATCCAGTCCACGGGTCTAGCAGCCAGCTCCAAGCCCCTTGCCCTCCTCACCCAACCCCGCAGGGAAACCTCCCCATCACCCGTCTCTGCCTCTCCAATCCCCCTCATCACCTCCCCCAAAGGACGCACCACAGCCTCCCCCAAGCCGCCCAAGCTTCTGCCCTCCTCGCCGCAGCACCCGCCCCTGTCCCTCTGCTCTTCCTCCAAGCCCCTGTCGGTGCCCTCCCTGGCCCGCTCTGTACCCCTGGCCTCCTCGCCTCAATCCTTCCCTCTCCTCACGTCGCCCATGGCCAACTCCCAGCAGCCCAAGCCTCTGAAGACACCTGGCAGTGGGAAGGCTAGTAAGAGGAAGTTGCTGGAGGAATCACTCTCTCAGATCAACGAATTCAGGCTCAAACAG TCTTTACTCTCGCAAGGCCAGACGTTCCCGGCGGCGCAGCCCAAGAAGCAGCAGGGTCACAAAACCTCTAGGAAGGCTGCTGGGGTGACGTCATCCTCCTTGCCGCCCCCCAAGCTGTCCTCCTCGGAGAGTCCGTGTGGTGGTGGCAGAAGCACCAAGTTGCCCCctgctcccctccccctcccccctcccccccagaaCAACCACTCCAACCTCTTCCTGTCCAGCGCTCTCCTGGGCCTGGCTGCCCACCCCAACGGAGTCATCCAAAGCACCACCGCTCAGGACGCGCCGCTAGCCCTTATCACCAAGCCCCGCAAAGACTCCAACAAGGACCTCTCTGGGGCAGGGGCGTCCCTCTCGCTGCCCGTCAACCTCAGCACCGGCGGAAGGGTCCACTCGGCCTCCTCTCAGGGCCCCCCGGCGCGGCCCGCTACCTCACCCTCACCGACCACGGCCCGGGGCCCCAGGAAGATCAAGGCCCCCAAGGCCCCTAAGCTCCAGGCCCCTAACCTCCAGGTTCAGGCCCATGCTCTGGCCCCCATGGCAGCCTGGAAGGGCCTCTCTCAGAGTCACCTGGTGCAGTCTCTGGTGGACCTGTTCAGAGGGGCCGAGGCCGGCCTCCCAGGTCTCCCCGGTCTCCCTAGCAGCAAGGACTCGGATGACTCTGTTGAGgatgacgacgacgacgacgatgATGATCTGGatgatttggaggatgatgaggaggactcGGATGACAGCTTGTCAG ATTCTGACAGTAACTCGGACAGCGACAAGGACGTCTCCGGTGGCAAACTGAAGGACCCGAAGCTGAAGCTGCCATCGTCAGGCTCCGCCTCCAAGAGGGAGAAAACCCCACTCAAGCTAACCAAAGGCCACGCCTCCTTACTGAGCGACTCAACCAATCACACAGCCGCCAGCTGCTCCCCGCTCAACCTGCAGGTCATCAAGACGCCCAACATCGTCACCAGCTCCAGTGCCTTGGCCTATCACagctctccttcctcttcctacTCCCTGGTCACGCCCCCAG gcGCAGGGAAAAGAAAGAGGGTGATGGATGAGCAGGAGTTGAGGATACCTCTGGAGTTGGG CTGGCAGAGAGAAACGCGGATCAAGAGCGCGTCCGGGAAGATGCAAGGCGACGTGGCGTACTACGCGCCATGCGGGAAGAAGTTGAGGCAGTACCCAGATGTGGTGAAG TATCTATCCAGAAATGGAATAAGTGGCATCACACGCGATAATTTTAGCTTCAGTGCAAAGATAATGGTTGGTGACTTCTATGAAGCCAGAGAAGGACCCCAG GGTCTGCAGTGGAGCCTGCTGAAGGACGAGGATGTCATCCCTCATATCCTGGCCATGGATGGCCGGCGGGGACGGCCCCCCAACTCAGAGCGCCAGCGCGGGGCCGAGGGGGGAAAGGGCTCCCGGAGGAGGAAGGGCCGGCCGCCCAACGTGGGAGAGGGTCTGGGGTTGGGGGCAGAGGTGCCTAGCCCCAGCGAGGCCAAACTCTTACGCAAACTGGAGGCCCAAG AGATAGCCAGGCAGGCGGCCCAGATGAAGATGATGAGGAAGCTAGAGAAGCAGGCCATGGCCAGGGCAGCCAAAGATGCCAGGAAGCAACaag TCTCTCTTTCAGCCATCATGGCGGCCGAGGAAAGGAGGAAGCAGAAGGAGCAAATGAAGCTCATCAAGCAGCAG GAGAAGATCAAGCGTATTCAGCAGATCAGGTTGGAGAAGGAGATGAGGGCACAGCAGATCCTGGAG GCTAAACGGAGAAAGAAAGAAGAGGTTGCGAATGCCAAAATTATGGAGGCAGAGAAACGAATAAAG GAGAAAGAAATGCGAAGACAGCATGCAGTCATTTTAAAGCACCAG GAGTTGGAGAGGCATAGACTAGATATGGTATGG gagagggagaggagacggcAACATGGGATGCTCATGAAGGCGGTGGAGGCTCGCAAAAAAGCAGAG GAGCGCGAGCGCTTGCGGCAGGAAAAGAGGGATGAGAAACGCCTGAACAAGGAGCGGAAATTGGAGCTGAGGAGGCTGGAACTGGAGATTGCCAGGGAGCTGAAGAAGCCAAATGAAGACATGTGTCTGGCCGATCATAAG CCTCTTCCAGAGTTTTTCAGAATCCCTGGCCTGATCTTGCCGGGGGGTGCGGTGTCTGACTGCCTGATGCTGATGCAGTTCCTACGCGGCTTTGGGAAGGTGCTGGGCTTCGATGTGGGGGTGGACGTACCCACCCTGGGcatgctgcaggagggcctgctCAACGTGGGAGACAGCATGGGACACGTCCAGGACCTGCTGGTCAGACTGCTCTCCCTGGCCGTGTGTGACCCAGGACTGCCCCCAGGACACAAG acCAAGACCATGCTGGGGGACCATCTGACCAACGTGGGCATCAACCGGGACAACGTGTCGGAGGTGCTGCAGATGTACATGGGGGCCCATTGCGGGCAGACTGAGCTGGCTGAGCTGGCCCTCAGCCTGAAGACCAAGGCCTTCCAGGCCCACACCCCCGCCCAGAAGGCCTCCATACTAGGCTTTCTGGCCAATGAGCTGGCCTGCAGCAAGAGTGTCGTCAG CGAGATCGACAAGAACCTTGATCACATGACCAACATGAGGAAGGACAAGTGGCTGATCGAGGGCAAACTCAAAAA gTTGAGGACCATCCATGCCAAGCGGACCGGGAAGAGAGATGCCAGCATGGGAGGGGAGGAGGCCCAGCCCCTGGGTACGCCCTCCTCTGGCCTCAAACGCAAGAGAAAGGCCGGAGCAGAAAGCGACGACGACGATGATGAAGACGAAGACAGCGATGACCTGGCCGATGAAGatgacgaggaagaggaggaggagatgaagaaGGCGAAGAAAGTGGAAACGTGTGACGAGGACGATGGGGACCAATCAACTAGTGTGGAGGAGCTGGAGAAACAGATAGAGAAGCTAGCCAAG CAACAGCACCAGGTGAGGAGGAAGCTGTTTGAGGCGTCCCACTCCCTGCGCTCCATGATGTACGGCCAGGACCGGTACCGCCGGCGCTACTGGGTTCTGCCCCACTGCGGAGGGGTCTTCATCGAGGCCATGGAGAGCGGAGAAGCTGCGGGGgagctggagaaagagagggagaggaggaggagggcggcAGCAGGGGAGGTGCACATCAAGGAGGAGCCGCAGGAGGAGGAGGTGCAGAAGAAGAAACCTGGGGGCGTCGGCGGGGAGGAGAGGAGCGTCTACACCCCCGTGGGGtcagaggaagggaaggaggagaagaaaggtTCTCCCAACCTTTTCCTCTTGTATCCGGCCTCTCTCTCCAAACTGACCACGCTCCTCGACGTCGCTAAGGACGTTGCCAAGGAAACCCGCGAAGCCAAGGCAGACCCCCGCCCCAAATACAACGGCAGCCCCAGGCCACCGTCTGTTACCACGACAACAAAAACAGCACCACCATCCGATCCCACCAACAACGCCTCTCTGCCCGCCTTACCTACAAGCCCCTGTGCGTCGACGGCGCCGAACCTGCCGTGCGAGGAGGCCAAACCCGGCTACCTCACCTCCACCTCATCcccctcctcgttctcctccctTCTGAGCCCCCCACCCCAGCTTTTCAGCCCTATGAAGACCTCcaccctagcccctaaccctcCACAGCTCCAGTACCTCCCCAGTGACCAGCTCCTCAGGGTCCTGACAGAGAGGAGCGGTCACTGGTTCAGCTTGCTTCCCCGCTCCCCCTGTGACGACACCTCCctcaccacctctccctcccctggGCCCAGCCCTCTCCAGTCCTCCCCGCTGCCTTCCTCCAGCCTCACCCGGCCCAGGTCTCCCCCGGCCTCCCCCGCCCTGCCTCTCACCCCCTCGGCAGCGTCGGCCTCAGCCAGCCCCCACCACCCAGCTGGCTTCATCAACTACCCTCTGTCAGCCCTGCAG GTTAAGGCTGGAGGGTCGTTGCTGAGTCTCTCAGCGTTCTGCGGTGGCTGGCCCAGTGGAATGCTGAGCCCCAGCCAGCTACCCTTCTGCAGCAGCCCCCTGCCAGGCCACTCGGGCCTCAGCTCCCTGGAGGGCAGTGCCAACGCGCCGCCCAGCGTCTCCAGCAAGAGCGAGTCGCCCGTTCCTCCCGGCGAGAAGCTCTCGTCCACGGTGCCCTCTCCCGCCATGATGGAGGTGCCCAAGCACTCGGACCACCCCACACCACGGCCCATCCCCGagg agaTGCTGTCAGGCTGGTGGCGGGTGTCAGACATTGAGGAGCTGCGCTCCCTGGTGGGGTCCCTCCACAGCCGGGGAACCAGAGAGAAGGGCCTGCACCGACAGATGCACAAATACATGGAGCTCATCCCACAGGTCTGCACCAAGCACCGAGACG CGGCCATGATAGAGCTGTGTGAGCTGGAGGAGAGCCAGGTGAGTGTGGAGTCAGTGCGGGGGTGGTGTGTGGAGGAGCAGGCCATGGAGATGGACATCGCTGTGCTGCAGCAGGTGGAGGAGCTGGAGAGGAAGGTCACCACCGCCAGCCTGCAGGtcaag GGCTGGATGTACCCCGAGCCCCAATCAGAGAGGGAGGACCTGGTCTACCACGAGCACAAGCCCCTCCCCAAACACCAACCAGCGGCGGGCGGCGCTGGCGACAAAGACCAACCGGAAGACAAGGCGGACCACAAGGCAGGCGGCGTGGTGCGTCACGCGGACAACCCTCTGGACATAGCGGTGACGCGATTGGCGGACCTGGAGAGGAACATCGAGAGAAG GGGCGAGGAGGAGGTGGCCCATGGGATGAAGGTGTGGAGGAAGGCCCTGAGCGACGTCCGCAGTGCCGCCCAGCTGGCCATGTGTCTCCAGCAGCTCCAGAAGTCCATCGCCTGGGAGAGGTCCATCATGAAAGTG TACTGTCAGATCTGCAGGAAGGGTGACAACGAGGACCTGCTCCTGCTGTGTGACGGCTGTGACAAAGGCTGCCACACGTACTGTCACAAACCCAAGATCACCACCATCCCCGAGGGGGACTGGTACTGCCCCGCCTGCATATCCAAG gCGAGCGGCCCATCTCCCAAGAACAAGAAGCCGCCGAGCAAACCGGTGGCGGGTGGAGGCGGGAAGAAACCCACCGCTGCCGAGGCCAAGCGGAACGGGAAGCAGGCCGGCAACAGTAACGGTAACGTGGAGATGTCAGAGGACGACTCGGCGAGCGCCAACAGCACCCCGAAGAAAGGAGGAGGAGCGAAAGAGCCCCCCAgcaggaagaggaaaggagaagagagtccCGCCCCATCCCAGGCCCCGCCCACACCCCAGACACCCAGTCAGGagagccctgtggtgtgtgtgaagAGAGCCAAAACAGCCAGAGACAACAACAGAGACCTGGGTTTGTGcag GGTGCTCCTGGCTGAGTTGGAGCGGCACCAGGATGCCTGGCCCTTCCTCAACCCCGTCAACACCAAGGGGATCCCTGGGTACAGGAAGGTCATCAAGAAGCCCATGGACTTCGCCACCATCAGAGAGAAGCTCATAAGCAGCCA GTATCAGAATCTGGAGACTTTCATTATTGACGTCAACCTGGTTTTTGATAACTGTGAAAAGTTTAATGAAGACAATTCAGACATCGGGCGAGCGGGACACAACATGAGGAAGTTCTTTGATAAGAGATGGACAGAGCTTCTCAAGCAAATAAACTAA